A window of Podarcis muralis chromosome 10, rPodMur119.hap1.1, whole genome shotgun sequence genomic DNA:
TTCTGAACAAACTACCTCACCCACGGTCATCTACCGGCTTCATGCTTCAGCTGTGTGCTCCACGCCAATTCAGCCGAGTGCCCTGAACGTCTCTGATCTTCCTACACAACCCGTTTATTCATCTCCTAGGCACCTCAATTGTGCAGAAGCATCAGGTATCAGGTTGGTTGTGAGAATCTTCTCTGATGATCTAAGCAAGCTTTGTTGCAAGTCGCTTTCTGGTGTATGTGTtcgtctgtgttttgttttttcataatAATACTTTATGTGCAGCAGTATACATTGCTAGAATATTTATGCCCTTTTCTTTCAGCATCAATGTTACAGAAACCATTCCTTGTTCTACCTCGGGACTCCAAGGTGCTTCGTCCAAATATGATAATTCCAGAAAGGCCAGTAGCAATGCCGAGAGAGAATTTTTGCAGGGAGCAACCATAACAGACTCCTCTGAAGGAAGTGATGATGTTTTGGGACTGAGCACAGACAGTCTGTCTCGCCTACGGAGCCCATCGGTTTTGGAAGTCAGAGAAAAGGGCTATGAAAGATTAAAAGAGGAACTTGCTAAAGCTCAGAGGGTAAGATTAATGTATATGGTATGTTTTTTCAGTTCTGTGTAAGTGCAGTTTACTGTTGCGCGCCGAATTCAGCACCCTGAAAATCTTGGAGTTCGTGCAAACTTCCAGACTTCCTTTATTTATTCTCTTAACGTCATTGGTATATTGAAAATTGTTCATGAGgcacttaataaaaataaaacttgtaaaatcagttggaaggaaccccaagggtaaAAGATTTAAAATAGAAGCAGACAGATTTTCAAATTTCAGTCTTGATCAAGAGGTTTTGCACTCTAACAttccaaaagaataaaaatgtgattGATTGCCTCTGAAAAGGAGGCAAATAACAAGGCCATATGGAATAGCGCCTCATTGGGTTGATTGCAGTATGTGCTCTGCTCTTAGCAGAATCTAATCTTGCATCTGAACAAAACATCATGTGTATATGGTGGGGAGAGTTAGGACTTCTTATAGAAGACTTTCCATGACCTGGACCCACTTAAGGCTTCCTGTTAAAGTACCTTTAACAGGGCCTGGAAACATTCTAGTAAGTAACAGAGATGCTGTAAGATTGGTGTAAGATAGGTGTAATATGACCCCATAAAGTTCATTGCAGTAATTGAGTGTGGAAGGTGCGTGGATGACAGTGGCATGGCTCTGTGATGATGAAGACTGGCTTCAAGCTGCATGGGCAATGTTTGATGGAATCTCAAAGGCTGTGAGATAAAATGTCAATATGAATTTCAGTGGTTCAAGGGAGAGTGTTTCATTGCCCTGTGAATAGTAAAGCAATTTAAACTACAAATATTTGCCAATTCAGTGATTTATACAGGTTCTTACAGTACTATCCTTCAGGTACAGCATACTTTAAGTGTTAAAATACATAGTTATGAATAGCCAAATGGGCATTTTGCAAAGCTATCATTACTCTTTCTTATTTTCTAACAGACCTCTAAGAAAGTGCtgttaaaagccccccccccccattttcttgctAATTACATATGCTTATTTAGCCAAGCTTAATCATTCAAActcttttaaaatgaatattattTTCACTTCAGTATCCTGATGGTGATGATGTTAAAtgtgtatattgcccttcattcGTACATCTCAGGGCTTCAATTCTGTATCTATAAAATGAATTTAGGTTGACTGATTTTAGTTTGAAAAGTTTGGGTTTTCCCTTCACTCATATAAATCACATATGACATAGCCTGTGGAGATGCTGTGTACAGTGTAGGCATTGGTGTCTTCTGCATGGTTTCTGTTTTCTTGTTTTGGCCAGGTCAGCATTGCTTTAAGCCAAGATTCTCACGTCCCAATCTTCAAGCTGCTTAGTCCAGGGTAGCCCTATTCATATAAACTGGGCTCTTCCTAAGGAACAGGCCTTGAAACTGCCTTTTCAGCTCACTTTGCTTTCAAAACGAAACCCTTTGCTACGTTGCAATTTTGCCAAGTTGTTTGTGAGTGAGCTTTGCAAACCTTTGCAAATCTTATCCATCATCCCAAAAGTATCCTATTAACCTCCTGGAAATATAACtctttgttttctgttctgtGTGAGCTTGTCatggatgtcttctaaatattggCTGCCCCCTAGTGCTGTATACTTACTAACACTGGCAAATGAAAAGGTGAAGGGATTGTTTCTATTTTGGTTCATTCTTGATGTCTTTGGGGGGAGAGGCAAGGGTTGTTCTGCTGTGATTCCTACTTTGCCTGAAAGCATATAATCAAGGTGAAACTACTGGCTATGCACCAGTAGCAATTCCCACGAAGAGCTTGTATGGAGCAAGGTTTCTGTTCCAGCAGAAGACAAGCAAGGGGCAACAAGGCAACCCATAAGAAGCAGTGGGCCCTGTTTCTTTTGAAAATGTAGAGCACAAGAGCAGAAGGGCAGCGATAGCTTCTCCTCTCTTGCCTTTATATGCCCCATTGCTTCAAGCACTTTTGTCTCCAGCCCAACTTGCTTCTGGTGCGAGAGCCACGTCAGGAGAAAAGAGCGGAAAGGAACTCAGTCTCCCATTCTtgcctgcgtattccatttcatgTAACGCCACTGCCCTTTTACACCTGAACAAAGCAAACACGTGAGTAAAATGCACATGGCTGCTGTATCGTGTCTAGTTTGGTCCAAACATCTCTCTTCTGCCCAGGGTTGGAAAAGTTGTAAATTATAACTTTCAAGATCAACAcccatttctttttcttaggAGCTGAAACTGAAAGATGAAGAATGCGAGAGGCTTTCCAAAGTGCGCGACCAACTCGGACAGGAATTGGAAGAACTTACTGCCAGcctctttgaggtttgtttggatACTTTTCTGTGATAACACGCTTCGGATCGAAGTTGCCATTTCAGGATGTACTTGAATGTCTCCCCCCATCCCACCTTCAAAAATGGGAAGTAGTTTATTCTTGTGAGCTCATCTACTAAAAATGAAGCAAATTTCTTCACCAGTTGGGGTGACTGACAGCAGATTCACCAGGGTGTGTGTGCTCATGCCTGTAAATGTGGTTGTGTAGTCAAAATTGTCCAAGCCATGCTTCTCCAAATAAATGGCGGGTTTCCTGGGTGGAATAGCAGCTATATTGTTGCCTTTTGAATGGCAATCAAACCGTAAAGGAGCTGTCTCTCCTGATTGGACCTCGGACTCAAACATTATGTTTCCAGCACTTTCCATCGCTTATCTTTAAGGTACGGGCGACTCGCCTGTCGGTGCACTTGAGACTTTCAAAAGCAACGTGAAAAGCAGCTGTGCGGTTGGGTGACTTCAAAGCCTTATCCCTGCTATCTattctttttaaagacaaaaaagagccacatttcatAGCTTACTGTTTTCATGTGGCAGGAAAACCCGTGCAAAAGCATTTATATACCATGCAAATGTTTGTTCTTGTAGGAAGCACACAAAATGGTGAGGGAAGCAAACATAAAGCAGGCGACCGCTGAAAAACAACTGAAAGAAGCACAAGGAAAAGTGAGTTAATGATATCCCTGTGACCCAGaggggtttgtttttgtgtgtatgcATTCCTTTCCCCAGCTTTTCACTCACAAAACAGCCTCCTCAAGTTGCCAACTGACCTTTGAACTCatggtgttaaaaaaaaacccactagtGGAGTCAAGCGAGGAGGTTAGAAGTGTAAAAACAGACTAAGGTGGGTTGGGACCCACAAGTGGGCTCCGGGCTAGTTTCAGGTGGGCCTTGGTACCAGAGCCTGCCTTGTACATCCTTGTTGTACCTTAGCTTTGTGGTTGGACCCAGTACCAGTACCAACAACTCGTGCTGCGTAAAAGTAGGCAGGAgacagatgttttggatgacacAGGAAGGAAAGTCTCCTTTCTAAGGATAAAGGGCCAGAGGGCATGCTGAAGGCAATTAGACAGTGAGGTGAAaggttaatattattaataaaaataaaaataaaattgggaatATAAAGGAAAATTGATAAGAGCCGAAAGCTGTTGCAGTTAGGAAGAAGTGAACGTGAAAGGACAACAGAGGAGGCGGGAAACTTGAAGGGAGGAGGAATACAAAGTACAAGCTGAGTGTGAAagaagaacagggggggggggaattacaggAGTTGGGCAAAAATACTTTCAGGGGTaaatgggggtgggaaggggagaatATGAAAGAAAAAGTATTTTCCATATAGAGCCCTCTGGATCAGCAAATTCTGCCCCAAATGGGGAGGCTGAGTCACTCTAGCTTGaggaaagcttatacagtggtacctctggttacaaacttaattcattctggaggtccgttcttaacctgaaaccgttcttaacatgaggtgtgctttcgctaatggggtttTCTGCTGCTGGCGCGCCACCGGCACACGACTTCTGCTTGCATCCCGGGCAAAGTCCACAACAAGGaacatctacttccaggttagtggagctcATTACCCAAAGTgttcgtaaggaggacggtacgtaacccgaagttccactgtatattgaatTCTTCGCCACAAGGAAAATGCTGTGACattttgtaatatatatatatatttagtaatTTCCAGAGGGGGATTAGATATCCAGTAGAAAATGACGTTAGTAATTGTGAGCTGGTGGTGTCAAGCTCTGTCTCCATCCGGCACTATTTAGTGATTGTTTGGCCTCAGTGATTCTCATTTATGTAACCTATAGAAATATTTGTACGACAAATTGAACAAATATATGAGCTAGTTCTTGCCAGAGGTCTAATTTACACTACCCACTTGGAGTTGTGTCATTATTTCCCTTCGTAACTATTCTGCAGTATGTTACAGACTTCAGCTGGGACATTCCTTGCCCCTTCAGTCACTAGAGTTCTGTTTTTCTAGTTCAACAGTGAGCTGAGGTGATGGACTCCATTTGTAGCGTACTTAGAGATGAATAATTTCCTCCCCAGTGGACTTTCATGTTTAGTCTGTTTCCACTGTATGGCAATGTGAGGAAAATGCAAGAATGACCATGAATGGTAAACTGAAAGATCTGTTGAGCAAGAGGATATAAAGCCGATTGCTCTCTTGCTTTTGTGAAAATGACTTTATGTTGTGACTCTGGGGCACACAGGTGTCTTCCTTTCTCCTGGTTTTTAACAAAACAGATCTTTCAAGCAGGTGAAAGGGCAGAGAATGACACTAATAGCTGTGGCCATGCAGCGTTGCTGTTAAAGGCCACTTACCTGGTGACCCCTAACCTCTGTAGCTAGCCCATTGCTGAGATTTCACCTTCAACTCTGCCAGTAAGGCATCGCACAAGTTACTCATATTCAGAAATGCCCCAGAGTGTTCTTGTCGAATTATCCAAAAGCAAACCCCAAACTAATTCAAATATACGAAGTCTGCTAATGCAGAGTTCTGAATGGATAAGCTTTCTTCTGGCGTCTTACTGGCGAGTGAAATCCTAGGTCTCCAGGGCTAGGTCCCTTGGTTACTTCAGGTCATTTTGGCTGCAAAATACTTTATTCCATGAAGGATTTTGTCACAAATGAGTGACTGTAGTAGAAGCAGCTTTTGCTTGCTTTCCAATCAATTATTTGgtctctccttttctttcatACGTGTTTAGATTGATGTCCTTCAGGCCGAAGTAGCAGCCCTGAAAACATTAGTGCTGTCCACTTCGCCAACGTCGCCCACGAAAGAGCTTCAATCTAGCGGAAAGACCCCCTTCAAAAAAGGCCATGCGAGGAACAAGAGTACGAGCAGTGCGATGGGGGTCAGCAACCAGGATGTCGCCATGATGCAGCCAATTGTGAAAGACTGCAAAGAGGTATTTCACGTTTGTATGTATTGTAGGTCTGCATCAAAACACCTGCCATGAACTGGTAGAAAACAATGGCACTTGGAAGCTGCCATAAGGCAATACCATCCATTGAGGCAATGGAACGAAGCATTTGCATTTCTCTTCCAAAGAACAGTTTGTTAATTCGGCTGCCTAACTGTGGCCAGATCACTCTGTTTCCCCTCAAAAAAGATGTCTACATTTTGCCTAAAGGATTGCCTTTGAGCACTGTCTTTTGATTCAATTGTTTTCAAATTCAGCTCCCTTACCCCGTTAAACAGGTCTTTAGAATGACCCGCAAAGAGAATATTTCTTATTGTTGTGAACTTCATAAAACTGGCTTATATCAGGTGTTCCATATTTCCTTTGTGCACTCAAAGAAAATAAGGCATGCAAATTTAAAATACCTGCACCCTTATGTGAGTTAGTCTCAAGAGCACGAGCTGCGGTTAAGAAACGTTGGCAGGTAACCAATGCCCTAGTTGGTCATTGAACAAGGAGGGAAATATAACCTTTGTGCAACTTGACGCCTATAGCTGTGGTATTAGGGTGTAATCTACCCATGTTAGATATGtgtaaatcagtgggacttagggGTTCTTATCACTGTCTGTATAGTCATGTAGATTCTGTATTCAAGGTGGTGTGGGTGTCATCTGCAATATATGACTCTACTATGAATTTTGgatccttttttcattttgtttttttaatgataggCTGACTTAGCTCTGTATAACGAATTCAGATCCTGGAAGGATGATCCCACTATGGACAGGGCATGCCCTTTCCTGGATAAAATCTACCAGGAAGATATCTTTCCGTGTTTGACCTTCTCAAAAAGTGAGGTAACGTTTTGGAACCATATAC
This region includes:
- the RAB3IP gene encoding rab-3A-interacting protein isoform X2, encoding MANDTLEGFHEVNLASPTTPDLLGVYESSASEQTTSPTVIYRLHASAVCSTPIQPSALNVSDLPTQPVYSSPRHLNCAEASGISINVTETIPCSTSGLQGASSKYDNSRKASSNAEREFLQGATITDSSEGSDDVLGLSTDSLSRLRSPSVLEVREKGYERLKEELAKAQRELKLKDEECERLSKVRDQLGQELEELTASLFEEAHKMVREANIKQATAEKQLKEAQGKIDVLQAEVAALKTLVLSTSPTSPTKELQSSGKTPFKKGHARNKSTSSAMGVSNQDVAMMQPIVKDCKEADLALYNEFRSWKDDPTMDRACPFLDKIYQEDIFPCLTFSKSELASAVLEAVENNTLSIEPVGLQPVRFVKASAVECGGPKKCALSGQSKTCKHRIKLGDSSNYYYISPFCRYRITSVCNFFTYIRYIQQGLVKQQDVDQMFWEVMQLRKEMSLAKLGYYKEEL
- the RAB3IP gene encoding rab-3A-interacting protein isoform X1, with the translated sequence MANDTLEGFHEVNLASPTTPDLLGVYESSASEQTTSPTVIYRLHASAVCSTPIQPSALNVSDLPTQPVYSSPRHLNCAEASGISINVTETIPCSTSGLQGASSKYDNSRKASSNAEREFLQGATITDSSEGSDDVLGLSTDSLSRLRSPSVLEVREKGYERLKEELAKAQRELKLKDEECERLSKVRDQLGQELEELTASLFEEAHKMVREANIKQATAEKQLKEAQGKIDVLQAEVAALKTLVLSTSPTSPTKELQSSGKTPFKKGHARNKSTSSAMGVSNQDVAMMQPIVKDCKEADLALYNEFRSWKDDPTMDRACPFLDKIYQEDIFPCLTFSKSELASAVLEAVENNTLSIEPVGLQPVRFVKASAVECGGPKKCALSGQSKTCKHRIKLGDSSNYYYISPFCRYRITSVCNFFTYIRYIQQGLVKQQDEKKRKKPLFLAQWMILNVSLLMFWNVFV